CATGTATCTGCGAATGGGCACGCCCCAGCGCCATCAAAACTTTTGGCAACACACCCGTTCCATGCCCCCCTGTTTTTACACGGGAACGACGGGGATTTTGCCAGTGGACCACGTTATTCAAAAGGTACTTAAAACTGCCTATTGCCATCACATTGAGCGCTTGATGGTGCTGGGTAATTTTATGCTCCTATGTGAAATTCATCCCCAGGCGGTTTACCAGTGGTTTATGGAGCTATTCATTGACAGTTATGACTGGGTGATGGTGCCCAATGTGTACGGGATGAGCCAGTACAGCGATGGCGGTTGGATGACCACCAAACCCTATTTGAGTGGTTCTAATTACATCCGTAAAATGAGTGATTTTCCGGCCGGGGACTGGTGCGAGATTTGGGACGGGCTATACTGGCGATTTATTGATAAACATCAGGATTTTTTCCGCCGTAACCCGCGTTTGAGCACAATGACTGCCATGCTAGGGAAAATGGACCCTAGACGGCGGCAAACCCTACAGCAACGGGCAGAAGCTTTCCTATCGTCGCTTCATTGACCCATCTCGGTAATCGCCGTGCCGTACAGACTGGCAATACAACCGATGCTAACAATCCACGCCAAGCTTCTCAGTGGCGCGATTCCCACAATGTAGGCGATGCTATGAACCAAACGCGCCACTAGATAGGTCAGGGCAACAGCACTAGTGTAGGGCGAAGCGCCTTGGGCCAGTAAAACTAAAATTGCCGCCGGTGCAAACAGGGTCACACTTTCAAAAGCGTTCTGGT
The DNA window shown above is from Gloeomargarita sp. SKYB120 and carries:
- a CDS encoding MAPEG family protein, with product MILSIDPPLFLAWAVAIAAALVYVPSYLVVGYGRAKSGFDPRAPRAIFDKLPPYAQRATWAHQNAFESVTLFAPAAILVLLAQGASPYTSAVALTYLVARLVHSIAYIVGIAPLRSLAWIVSIGCIASLYGTAITEMGQ